From the Manis javanica isolate MJ-LG chromosome 11, MJ_LKY, whole genome shotgun sequence genome, one window contains:
- the MUS81 gene encoding crossover junction endonuclease MUS81 isoform X6 translates to MAAPVRLGRKRPLPVCPNPLFVRWLSEWRDEAASRGRRTQFVFQKALRSLRRYPLPLRSGKEAKILRHFGDGLCRMLDERLQQHQASGGDHVDPPPGAKSPAPGGPPAGVPDSSMPSPSGHSFLTKEELLQRCTQKAPKRRQQREYSAASTGAGAWRVQGAVVCGRWRDQGVSEVGHCEGEEVEGWHWPALTGLPPCNSRAGHRSELLRQLQRLHVTHMVRKLHVGDFVWVAQETCPRNPARPGELVLDHIVERKRLDDLCSSIIDGRFREQKFRLKRCGLGHRVYLVEEYGSVHKLSLPESTLLQAVTNTQVIDGFFVKRTADIKESAAYLALLTRGLQRFYQGRALCSRPWGTPGDAESGSRPSPDPVCSLLTFNDFNSGAIKNKAQSVQEVFARQLMQVCGVSGEKAAALVDRFSTPASLLAAYDSCGTPKEQEMMLSTIKCGQLQRNLGPALSRTLSQLYCSPGPLT, encoded by the exons ATGGCAGCGCCGGTCCGCCTGGGCCGGAAACGCCCGCTGCCGGTGTGCCCCAATCCGCTTTTCGTGCGCTGGCTGAGCGAGTGGCGGGACGAGGCAGCCAGCAGGGGGCGCCGCACTCAATTCGTGTTTCAGAAG GCGCTGCGCTCCCTCCGGCGGTACCCACTGCCCCTGCGCAGCGGCAAGGAAGCTAAGATCCTGCGGCACTTCGGAGACGGGCTCTGCCGGATGCTGGACGAGCGACTGCAGCAGCACCAAGCGTCAGGCG GTGACCATGTGGATCCACCACCTGGAGCAAAGAGTCCAGCCCCAGGAGGGCCACCTGCGGGAGTCCCAGACTCTTCCATGCCA AGTCCTAGTGGCCACAGCTTCCTAACCAAGGAGGAGTTGCTGCAGAGGTGTACACAGAAGGCTCCCAAG AGGCGCCAGCAAAGGGAGTATTCAGCAGCCTCCACTGGAGCTGGGGCCTGGAGAGTACAGGGTGCTGTTGTGTGTGGACGTTGGCGAGACCAAGGGGTGAGTGAGGTGGGGCATTGTGAAGGAGAGGAAGTTGAGGGGTGGCACTGGCCTGCCCTGACAGGCCTCCCACCTTGCAACTCCAGGGCAGGACACAGGTCAGAGCTGCTCCGCCAGCTGCAGCGGCTGCACGTGACCCACATGGTGCGTAAGCTGCATGTTGGGGACTTTGTGTGGGTGGCGCAGGAAACCTGCCCTAGAAATCCAG CGAGGCCTGGGGAGCTAGTCTTGGACCACATTGTGGAGCGCAAGCGACTGGATGACCTGTGCAGCAGCATCATTGACGGCCGCTTCCGGGAGCAGAAG TTCCGGCTGAAACGCTGTGGCCTAGGGCACCGAGTGTACCTGGTGGAGGAATATGGCTCAGTGCACAAGCTCAGCCTTCCCGAGAGCACGCTGCTACAGGCTGTCACCAATACTCAG GTCATCGATGGATTCTTTGTGAAGCGCACAGCAGACATTAAGGAGTCAGCTGCCTATCTGGCCCTCCTGACGCGGGGCCTGCAGAGATTCTATCAG GGCCGTGCCCTCTGCAGTCGCCCCTGGGGAACCCCAGGGGATGCTGAATCAGGGTCCAGGCCCTCCCCAGATCCTGTCTGTTCACTCCTCACCTTCAATGACTTCAACTCAGGAGCCATCAAGAACAAG GCCCAGTCAGTGCAGGAGGTGTTTGCCAGGCAGCTGATGCAGGTGTGTGGAGTGAGTGGGgagaaagcagcagccctggtggATCGGTTCAGCACCCCTGCCAG CCTACTGGCCGCCTATGATTCCTGTGGCACCCCCAAGGAACAGGAGATGATGCTGAGCACCATCAAGTGTGGGCAGCTACAGAG GAATCTGGGGCCTGCTTTGAGCAGGACCTTGTCCCAGCTCTACTGCAGCCCCGGCCCCCTGACCTGA
- the MUS81 gene encoding crossover junction endonuclease MUS81 isoform X5, which produces MAAPVRLGRKRPLPVCPNPLFVRWLSEWRDEAASRGRRTQFVFQKALRSLRRYPLPLRSGKEAKILRHFGDGLCRMLDERLQQHQASGGDHVDPPPGAKSPAPGGPPAGVPDSSMPIPAQRKAGGSSSSWPARHSGARAVLLLLYREHLSPSGHSFLTKEELLQRCTQKAPKRRQQREYSAASTGAGAWRVQGAVVCGRWRDQGVSEVGHCEGEEVEGWHWPALTGLPPCNSRAGHRSELLRQLQRLHVTHMVRKLHVGDFVWVAQETCPRNPARPGELVLDHIVERKRLDDLCSSIIDGRFREQKFRLKRCGLGHRVYLVEEYGSVHKLSLPESTLLQAVTNTQVIDGFFVKRTADIKESAAYLALLTRGLQRFYQGRALCSRPWGTPGDAESGSRPSPDPVCSLLTFNDFNSGAIKNKAQSVQEVFARQLMQVCGVSGEKAAALVDRFSTPASLLAAYDSCGTPKEQEMMLSTIKCGQLQRNLGPALSRTLSQLYCSPGPLT; this is translated from the exons ATGGCAGCGCCGGTCCGCCTGGGCCGGAAACGCCCGCTGCCGGTGTGCCCCAATCCGCTTTTCGTGCGCTGGCTGAGCGAGTGGCGGGACGAGGCAGCCAGCAGGGGGCGCCGCACTCAATTCGTGTTTCAGAAG GCGCTGCGCTCCCTCCGGCGGTACCCACTGCCCCTGCGCAGCGGCAAGGAAGCTAAGATCCTGCGGCACTTCGGAGACGGGCTCTGCCGGATGCTGGACGAGCGACTGCAGCAGCACCAAGCGTCAGGCG GTGACCATGTGGATCCACCACCTGGAGCAAAGAGTCCAGCCCCAGGAGGGCCACCTGCGGGAGTCCCAGACTCTTCCATGCCA ATTCCAGCCCAGCGCAAAGCCGGAGGCTCTAGCAGCAGCTGGCCAGCTCGGCACTCAGGAGCGCGAGCAGTACTGTTGCTGCTCTACAGGGAGCACCTG AGTCCTAGTGGCCACAGCTTCCTAACCAAGGAGGAGTTGCTGCAGAGGTGTACACAGAAGGCTCCCAAG AGGCGCCAGCAAAGGGAGTATTCAGCAGCCTCCACTGGAGCTGGGGCCTGGAGAGTACAGGGTGCTGTTGTGTGTGGACGTTGGCGAGACCAAGGGGTGAGTGAGGTGGGGCATTGTGAAGGAGAGGAAGTTGAGGGGTGGCACTGGCCTGCCCTGACAGGCCTCCCACCTTGCAACTCCAGGGCAGGACACAGGTCAGAGCTGCTCCGCCAGCTGCAGCGGCTGCACGTGACCCACATGGTGCGTAAGCTGCATGTTGGGGACTTTGTGTGGGTGGCGCAGGAAACCTGCCCTAGAAATCCAG CGAGGCCTGGGGAGCTAGTCTTGGACCACATTGTGGAGCGCAAGCGACTGGATGACCTGTGCAGCAGCATCATTGACGGCCGCTTCCGGGAGCAGAAG TTCCGGCTGAAACGCTGTGGCCTAGGGCACCGAGTGTACCTGGTGGAGGAATATGGCTCAGTGCACAAGCTCAGCCTTCCCGAGAGCACGCTGCTACAGGCTGTCACCAATACTCAG GTCATCGATGGATTCTTTGTGAAGCGCACAGCAGACATTAAGGAGTCAGCTGCCTATCTGGCCCTCCTGACGCGGGGCCTGCAGAGATTCTATCAG GGCCGTGCCCTCTGCAGTCGCCCCTGGGGAACCCCAGGGGATGCTGAATCAGGGTCCAGGCCCTCCCCAGATCCTGTCTGTTCACTCCTCACCTTCAATGACTTCAACTCAGGAGCCATCAAGAACAAG GCCCAGTCAGTGCAGGAGGTGTTTGCCAGGCAGCTGATGCAGGTGTGTGGAGTGAGTGGGgagaaagcagcagccctggtggATCGGTTCAGCACCCCTGCCAG CCTACTGGCCGCCTATGATTCCTGTGGCACCCCCAAGGAACAGGAGATGATGCTGAGCACCATCAAGTGTGGGCAGCTACAGAG GAATCTGGGGCCTGCTTTGAGCAGGACCTTGTCCCAGCTCTACTGCAGCCCCGGCCCCCTGACCTGA
- the MUS81 gene encoding crossover junction endonuclease MUS81 isoform X4 produces the protein MAAPVRLGRKRPLPVCPNPLFVRWLSEWRDEAASRGRRTQFVFQKALRSLRRYPLPLRSGKEAKILRHFGDGLCRMLDERLQQHQASGGDHVDPPPGAKSPAPGGPPAGVPDSSMPIPAQRKAGGSSSSWPARHSGARAVLLLLYREHLSPSGHSFLTKEELLQRCTQKAPKVALGSARPWPALRSLLQRNLVHRTHRPARGASKGSIQQPPLELGPGEYRVLLCVDVGETKGAGHRSELLRQLQRLHVTHMVRKLHVGDFVWVAQETCPRNPARPGELVLDHIVERKRLDDLCSSIIDGRFREQKFRLKRCGLGHRVYLVEEYGSVHKLSLPESTLLQAVTNTQVIDGFFVKRTADIKESAAYLALLTRGLQRFYQGRALCSRPWGTPGDAESGSRPSPDPVCSLLTFNDFNSGAIKNKAQSVQEVFARQLMQVCGVSGEKAAALVDRFSTPASLLAAYDSCGTPKEQEMMLSTIKCGQLQRNLGPALSRTLSQLYCSPGPLT, from the exons ATGGCAGCGCCGGTCCGCCTGGGCCGGAAACGCCCGCTGCCGGTGTGCCCCAATCCGCTTTTCGTGCGCTGGCTGAGCGAGTGGCGGGACGAGGCAGCCAGCAGGGGGCGCCGCACTCAATTCGTGTTTCAGAAG GCGCTGCGCTCCCTCCGGCGGTACCCACTGCCCCTGCGCAGCGGCAAGGAAGCTAAGATCCTGCGGCACTTCGGAGACGGGCTCTGCCGGATGCTGGACGAGCGACTGCAGCAGCACCAAGCGTCAGGCG GTGACCATGTGGATCCACCACCTGGAGCAAAGAGTCCAGCCCCAGGAGGGCCACCTGCGGGAGTCCCAGACTCTTCCATGCCA ATTCCAGCCCAGCGCAAAGCCGGAGGCTCTAGCAGCAGCTGGCCAGCTCGGCACTCAGGAGCGCGAGCAGTACTGTTGCTGCTCTACAGGGAGCACCTG AGTCCTAGTGGCCACAGCTTCCTAACCAAGGAGGAGTTGCTGCAGAGGTGTACACAGAAGGCTCCCAAG GTGGCCCTTGGGAGTGCTCGGCCCTGGCCAGCCCTCCGCTCCCTCCTTCAGAGGAACCTGGTCCACAGGACACACAGACCAGCCAG AGGCGCCAGCAAAGGGAGTATTCAGCAGCCTCCACTGGAGCTGGGGCCTGGAGAGTACAGGGTGCTGTTGTGTGTGGACGTTGGCGAGACCAAGGG GGCAGGACACAGGTCAGAGCTGCTCCGCCAGCTGCAGCGGCTGCACGTGACCCACATGGTGCGTAAGCTGCATGTTGGGGACTTTGTGTGGGTGGCGCAGGAAACCTGCCCTAGAAATCCAG CGAGGCCTGGGGAGCTAGTCTTGGACCACATTGTGGAGCGCAAGCGACTGGATGACCTGTGCAGCAGCATCATTGACGGCCGCTTCCGGGAGCAGAAG TTCCGGCTGAAACGCTGTGGCCTAGGGCACCGAGTGTACCTGGTGGAGGAATATGGCTCAGTGCACAAGCTCAGCCTTCCCGAGAGCACGCTGCTACAGGCTGTCACCAATACTCAG GTCATCGATGGATTCTTTGTGAAGCGCACAGCAGACATTAAGGAGTCAGCTGCCTATCTGGCCCTCCTGACGCGGGGCCTGCAGAGATTCTATCAG GGCCGTGCCCTCTGCAGTCGCCCCTGGGGAACCCCAGGGGATGCTGAATCAGGGTCCAGGCCCTCCCCAGATCCTGTCTGTTCACTCCTCACCTTCAATGACTTCAACTCAGGAGCCATCAAGAACAAG GCCCAGTCAGTGCAGGAGGTGTTTGCCAGGCAGCTGATGCAGGTGTGTGGAGTGAGTGGGgagaaagcagcagccctggtggATCGGTTCAGCACCCCTGCCAG CCTACTGGCCGCCTATGATTCCTGTGGCACCCCCAAGGAACAGGAGATGATGCTGAGCACCATCAAGTGTGGGCAGCTACAGAG GAATCTGGGGCCTGCTTTGAGCAGGACCTTGTCCCAGCTCTACTGCAGCCCCGGCCCCCTGACCTGA
- the MUS81 gene encoding crossover junction endonuclease MUS81 isoform X2, translated as MAAPVRLGRKRPLPVCPNPLFVRWLSEWRDEAASRGRRTQFVFQKALRSLRRYPLPLRSGKEAKILRHFGDGLCRMLDERLQQHQASGGDHVDPPPGAKSPAPGGPPAGVPDSSMPIPAQRKAGGSSSSWPARHSGARAVLLLLYREHLSPSGHSFLTKEELLQRCTQKAPKVALGSARPWPALRSLLQRNLVHRTHRPARYSLTPEGLELAQKLAESEGLSSLTVGIGPEQTPGEEPEVPGAASAELGASKGSIQQPPLELGPGEYRVLLCVDVGETKGAGHRSELLRQLQRLHVTHMVRKLHVGDFVWVAQETCPRNPARPGELVLDHIVERKRLDDLCSSIIDGRFREQKFRLKRCGLGHRVYLVEEYGSVHKLSLPESTLLQAVTNTQVIDGFFVKRTADIKESAAYLALLTRGLQRFYQGRALCSRPWGTPGDAESGSRPSPDPVCSLLTFNDFNSGAIKNKAQSVQEVFARQLMQVCGVSGEKAAALVDRFSTPARNLGPALSRTLSQLYCSPGPLT; from the exons ATGGCAGCGCCGGTCCGCCTGGGCCGGAAACGCCCGCTGCCGGTGTGCCCCAATCCGCTTTTCGTGCGCTGGCTGAGCGAGTGGCGGGACGAGGCAGCCAGCAGGGGGCGCCGCACTCAATTCGTGTTTCAGAAG GCGCTGCGCTCCCTCCGGCGGTACCCACTGCCCCTGCGCAGCGGCAAGGAAGCTAAGATCCTGCGGCACTTCGGAGACGGGCTCTGCCGGATGCTGGACGAGCGACTGCAGCAGCACCAAGCGTCAGGCG GTGACCATGTGGATCCACCACCTGGAGCAAAGAGTCCAGCCCCAGGAGGGCCACCTGCGGGAGTCCCAGACTCTTCCATGCCA ATTCCAGCCCAGCGCAAAGCCGGAGGCTCTAGCAGCAGCTGGCCAGCTCGGCACTCAGGAGCGCGAGCAGTACTGTTGCTGCTCTACAGGGAGCACCTG AGTCCTAGTGGCCACAGCTTCCTAACCAAGGAGGAGTTGCTGCAGAGGTGTACACAGAAGGCTCCCAAG GTGGCCCTTGGGAGTGCTCGGCCCTGGCCAGCCCTCCGCTCCCTCCTTCAGAGGAACCTGGTCCACAGGACACACAGACCAGCCAG GTACTCATTGACCCCGGAGGGTCTGGAGCTGGCCCAGAAGCTGGCCGAGTCAGAGGGTCTGAGTTCACTGACTGTGGGCATTGGGCCAGAGCAGACCCCTGGGGAGGAGCCGGAAGTGCCAGGAGCAGCCTCGGCTGAGCT AGGCGCCAGCAAAGGGAGTATTCAGCAGCCTCCACTGGAGCTGGGGCCTGGAGAGTACAGGGTGCTGTTGTGTGTGGACGTTGGCGAGACCAAGGG GGCAGGACACAGGTCAGAGCTGCTCCGCCAGCTGCAGCGGCTGCACGTGACCCACATGGTGCGTAAGCTGCATGTTGGGGACTTTGTGTGGGTGGCGCAGGAAACCTGCCCTAGAAATCCAG CGAGGCCTGGGGAGCTAGTCTTGGACCACATTGTGGAGCGCAAGCGACTGGATGACCTGTGCAGCAGCATCATTGACGGCCGCTTCCGGGAGCAGAAG TTCCGGCTGAAACGCTGTGGCCTAGGGCACCGAGTGTACCTGGTGGAGGAATATGGCTCAGTGCACAAGCTCAGCCTTCCCGAGAGCACGCTGCTACAGGCTGTCACCAATACTCAG GTCATCGATGGATTCTTTGTGAAGCGCACAGCAGACATTAAGGAGTCAGCTGCCTATCTGGCCCTCCTGACGCGGGGCCTGCAGAGATTCTATCAG GGCCGTGCCCTCTGCAGTCGCCCCTGGGGAACCCCAGGGGATGCTGAATCAGGGTCCAGGCCCTCCCCAGATCCTGTCTGTTCACTCCTCACCTTCAATGACTTCAACTCAGGAGCCATCAAGAACAAG GCCCAGTCAGTGCAGGAGGTGTTTGCCAGGCAGCTGATGCAGGTGTGTGGAGTGAGTGGGgagaaagcagcagccctggtggATCGGTTCAGCACCCCTGCCAG GAATCTGGGGCCTGCTTTGAGCAGGACCTTGTCCCAGCTCTACTGCAGCCCCGGCCCCCTGACCTGA
- the MUS81 gene encoding crossover junction endonuclease MUS81 isoform X3 — MAAPVRLGRKRPLPVCPNPLFVRWLSEWRDEAASRGRRTQFVFQKALRSLRRYPLPLRSGKEAKILRHFGDGLCRMLDERLQQHQASGGDHVDPPPGAKSPAPGGPPAGVPDSSMPSPSGHSFLTKEELLQRCTQKAPKVALGSARPWPALRSLLQRNLVHRTHRPARYSLTPEGLELAQKLAESEGLSSLTVGIGPEQTPGEEPEVPGAASAELGASKGSIQQPPLELGPGEYRVLLCVDVGETKGAGHRSELLRQLQRLHVTHMVRKLHVGDFVWVAQETCPRNPARPGELVLDHIVERKRLDDLCSSIIDGRFREQKFRLKRCGLGHRVYLVEEYGSVHKLSLPESTLLQAVTNTQVIDGFFVKRTADIKESAAYLALLTRGLQRFYQGRALCSRPWGTPGDAESGSRPSPDPVCSLLTFNDFNSGAIKNKAQSVQEVFARQLMQVCGVSGEKAAALVDRFSTPASLLAAYDSCGTPKEQEMMLSTIKCGQLQRNLGPALSRTLSQLYCSPGPLT, encoded by the exons ATGGCAGCGCCGGTCCGCCTGGGCCGGAAACGCCCGCTGCCGGTGTGCCCCAATCCGCTTTTCGTGCGCTGGCTGAGCGAGTGGCGGGACGAGGCAGCCAGCAGGGGGCGCCGCACTCAATTCGTGTTTCAGAAG GCGCTGCGCTCCCTCCGGCGGTACCCACTGCCCCTGCGCAGCGGCAAGGAAGCTAAGATCCTGCGGCACTTCGGAGACGGGCTCTGCCGGATGCTGGACGAGCGACTGCAGCAGCACCAAGCGTCAGGCG GTGACCATGTGGATCCACCACCTGGAGCAAAGAGTCCAGCCCCAGGAGGGCCACCTGCGGGAGTCCCAGACTCTTCCATGCCA AGTCCTAGTGGCCACAGCTTCCTAACCAAGGAGGAGTTGCTGCAGAGGTGTACACAGAAGGCTCCCAAG GTGGCCCTTGGGAGTGCTCGGCCCTGGCCAGCCCTCCGCTCCCTCCTTCAGAGGAACCTGGTCCACAGGACACACAGACCAGCCAG GTACTCATTGACCCCGGAGGGTCTGGAGCTGGCCCAGAAGCTGGCCGAGTCAGAGGGTCTGAGTTCACTGACTGTGGGCATTGGGCCAGAGCAGACCCCTGGGGAGGAGCCGGAAGTGCCAGGAGCAGCCTCGGCTGAGCT AGGCGCCAGCAAAGGGAGTATTCAGCAGCCTCCACTGGAGCTGGGGCCTGGAGAGTACAGGGTGCTGTTGTGTGTGGACGTTGGCGAGACCAAGGG GGCAGGACACAGGTCAGAGCTGCTCCGCCAGCTGCAGCGGCTGCACGTGACCCACATGGTGCGTAAGCTGCATGTTGGGGACTTTGTGTGGGTGGCGCAGGAAACCTGCCCTAGAAATCCAG CGAGGCCTGGGGAGCTAGTCTTGGACCACATTGTGGAGCGCAAGCGACTGGATGACCTGTGCAGCAGCATCATTGACGGCCGCTTCCGGGAGCAGAAG TTCCGGCTGAAACGCTGTGGCCTAGGGCACCGAGTGTACCTGGTGGAGGAATATGGCTCAGTGCACAAGCTCAGCCTTCCCGAGAGCACGCTGCTACAGGCTGTCACCAATACTCAG GTCATCGATGGATTCTTTGTGAAGCGCACAGCAGACATTAAGGAGTCAGCTGCCTATCTGGCCCTCCTGACGCGGGGCCTGCAGAGATTCTATCAG GGCCGTGCCCTCTGCAGTCGCCCCTGGGGAACCCCAGGGGATGCTGAATCAGGGTCCAGGCCCTCCCCAGATCCTGTCTGTTCACTCCTCACCTTCAATGACTTCAACTCAGGAGCCATCAAGAACAAG GCCCAGTCAGTGCAGGAGGTGTTTGCCAGGCAGCTGATGCAGGTGTGTGGAGTGAGTGGGgagaaagcagcagccctggtggATCGGTTCAGCACCCCTGCCAG CCTACTGGCCGCCTATGATTCCTGTGGCACCCCCAAGGAACAGGAGATGATGCTGAGCACCATCAAGTGTGGGCAGCTACAGAG GAATCTGGGGCCTGCTTTGAGCAGGACCTTGTCCCAGCTCTACTGCAGCCCCGGCCCCCTGACCTGA
- the MUS81 gene encoding crossover junction endonuclease MUS81 isoform X1, which produces MAAPVRLGRKRPLPVCPNPLFVRWLSEWRDEAASRGRRTQFVFQKALRSLRRYPLPLRSGKEAKILRHFGDGLCRMLDERLQQHQASGGDHVDPPPGAKSPAPGGPPAGVPDSSMPIPAQRKAGGSSSSWPARHSGARAVLLLLYREHLSPSGHSFLTKEELLQRCTQKAPKVALGSARPWPALRSLLQRNLVHRTHRPARYSLTPEGLELAQKLAESEGLSSLTVGIGPEQTPGEEPEVPGAASAELGASKGSIQQPPLELGPGEYRVLLCVDVGETKGAGHRSELLRQLQRLHVTHMVRKLHVGDFVWVAQETCPRNPARPGELVLDHIVERKRLDDLCSSIIDGRFREQKFRLKRCGLGHRVYLVEEYGSVHKLSLPESTLLQAVTNTQVIDGFFVKRTADIKESAAYLALLTRGLQRFYQGRALCSRPWGTPGDAESGSRPSPDPVCSLLTFNDFNSGAIKNKAQSVQEVFARQLMQVCGVSGEKAAALVDRFSTPASLLAAYDSCGTPKEQEMMLSTIKCGQLQRNLGPALSRTLSQLYCSPGPLT; this is translated from the exons ATGGCAGCGCCGGTCCGCCTGGGCCGGAAACGCCCGCTGCCGGTGTGCCCCAATCCGCTTTTCGTGCGCTGGCTGAGCGAGTGGCGGGACGAGGCAGCCAGCAGGGGGCGCCGCACTCAATTCGTGTTTCAGAAG GCGCTGCGCTCCCTCCGGCGGTACCCACTGCCCCTGCGCAGCGGCAAGGAAGCTAAGATCCTGCGGCACTTCGGAGACGGGCTCTGCCGGATGCTGGACGAGCGACTGCAGCAGCACCAAGCGTCAGGCG GTGACCATGTGGATCCACCACCTGGAGCAAAGAGTCCAGCCCCAGGAGGGCCACCTGCGGGAGTCCCAGACTCTTCCATGCCA ATTCCAGCCCAGCGCAAAGCCGGAGGCTCTAGCAGCAGCTGGCCAGCTCGGCACTCAGGAGCGCGAGCAGTACTGTTGCTGCTCTACAGGGAGCACCTG AGTCCTAGTGGCCACAGCTTCCTAACCAAGGAGGAGTTGCTGCAGAGGTGTACACAGAAGGCTCCCAAG GTGGCCCTTGGGAGTGCTCGGCCCTGGCCAGCCCTCCGCTCCCTCCTTCAGAGGAACCTGGTCCACAGGACACACAGACCAGCCAG GTACTCATTGACCCCGGAGGGTCTGGAGCTGGCCCAGAAGCTGGCCGAGTCAGAGGGTCTGAGTTCACTGACTGTGGGCATTGGGCCAGAGCAGACCCCTGGGGAGGAGCCGGAAGTGCCAGGAGCAGCCTCGGCTGAGCT AGGCGCCAGCAAAGGGAGTATTCAGCAGCCTCCACTGGAGCTGGGGCCTGGAGAGTACAGGGTGCTGTTGTGTGTGGACGTTGGCGAGACCAAGGG GGCAGGACACAGGTCAGAGCTGCTCCGCCAGCTGCAGCGGCTGCACGTGACCCACATGGTGCGTAAGCTGCATGTTGGGGACTTTGTGTGGGTGGCGCAGGAAACCTGCCCTAGAAATCCAG CGAGGCCTGGGGAGCTAGTCTTGGACCACATTGTGGAGCGCAAGCGACTGGATGACCTGTGCAGCAGCATCATTGACGGCCGCTTCCGGGAGCAGAAG TTCCGGCTGAAACGCTGTGGCCTAGGGCACCGAGTGTACCTGGTGGAGGAATATGGCTCAGTGCACAAGCTCAGCCTTCCCGAGAGCACGCTGCTACAGGCTGTCACCAATACTCAG GTCATCGATGGATTCTTTGTGAAGCGCACAGCAGACATTAAGGAGTCAGCTGCCTATCTGGCCCTCCTGACGCGGGGCCTGCAGAGATTCTATCAG GGCCGTGCCCTCTGCAGTCGCCCCTGGGGAACCCCAGGGGATGCTGAATCAGGGTCCAGGCCCTCCCCAGATCCTGTCTGTTCACTCCTCACCTTCAATGACTTCAACTCAGGAGCCATCAAGAACAAG GCCCAGTCAGTGCAGGAGGTGTTTGCCAGGCAGCTGATGCAGGTGTGTGGAGTGAGTGGGgagaaagcagcagccctggtggATCGGTTCAGCACCCCTGCCAG CCTACTGGCCGCCTATGATTCCTGTGGCACCCCCAAGGAACAGGAGATGATGCTGAGCACCATCAAGTGTGGGCAGCTACAGAG GAATCTGGGGCCTGCTTTGAGCAGGACCTTGTCCCAGCTCTACTGCAGCCCCGGCCCCCTGACCTGA